Proteins encoded within one genomic window of Aquarana catesbeiana isolate 2022-GZ linkage group LG03, ASM4218655v1, whole genome shotgun sequence:
- the LOC141134869 gene encoding olfactory receptor 5AR1-like: MNIINKTQIAVFEFSGLSNDKEVAPFLFVFFLLVYMVTVCGNAGMMAMVHISPSLHTPMYYFLSHLSMVDLFYSSVVTPKMLSYLLSDRKLISFIGCALQFFFFAALASTEVFVLSDMAYDRYVAICHPLHYVSVMTKKKCLSLVILAFSVGFIQSSAQTSSLFSLEYCKSNFIDHFYCDIPPLLRLSCSETYACNIVTLFFVCFCSLSSMTTILVSYTLIFSSILRIKSAAGRRKAFSTCSSHLMCASIFYITVFFTYLHPSSSALEKQDKVASVFYTVVTPMLNPLIYSLRNQEVKKAIIRLVQKSPNKHI; this comes from the coding sequence atgaatATCATCAACAAGACTCAAATAGCTGTGTTTGAATTTTCTGGTCTGTCTAATGATAAAGAAGTGGCCCCAttcctttttgtattctttttgCTGGTTTACATGGTTACCGTATGTGGAAACGCTGGGATGATGGCAATGGTTCACATCTCGCCCAGCCTCCACACCCCGATGTACTACTTCTTGAGCCATCTCTCTATGGTGGACCTCTTCTACTCTTCGGTTGTTACTCCAAAGATGTTGTCCTACCTTCTTTCAGATAGGAAACTAATATCATTCATTGGTTGCGCCCTTCAGTTCTTCTTTTTTGCTGCTCTAGCAAGTACTGAGGTCTTTGTACTCTCAGACATGGCGTACGACCGATATGTCGCTATCTGCCACCCTCTTCACTACGTCTCAGTAATGACTAAGAAGAAATGCCTCAGCCTTGTCATCCTTGCTTTTTCGGTTGGCTTTATACAGTCGTCAGCACAGACCAGCAGTCTATTTAGTCTCGAATACTGCAAATCCAACTTTATAGATCACTTCTACTGCGACATCCCTCCACTGCTCAGGTTGTCGTGTTCCGAAACCTACGCATGCAACATCGTCACCCTTTTCTTTGTGTGTTTTTGTAGCTTAAGTTCAATGACCACCATCCTGGTCTCCTACACCTTGATTTTTTCTTCCATTCTACGGATAAAGTCTGCGGCTGGCAGGAGGAAAGCATTCAGCACCTGCTCCTCACATCTTATGTGTGCGTCCATCTTCTACATTACAGTTTTCTTCACTTACCTTCATCCATCTTCCAGCGCTCTTGAGAAGCAAGACAAAGTGGCTTCTGTCTTCTACACGGTGGTGACCCCAATGCTGAATCCTCTCATCTACAGTCTGAGGAACCAAGAGGTGAAAAAGGCCATCATAAGACTTGTGCAGAAAAGTCCCAATAAACATATATGA